In one window of Paucibacter aquatile DNA:
- a CDS encoding ThiF family adenylyltransferase, giving the protein MSAHSEFDYGRAFSRNIGWLTEAEQARVREARVAIAGLGGVGGAHLLTLARLGVGAFHIADFDQFEVHNFNRQVGAQMSTLGRPKAEVLAEMAREINPEAHVEAFAEGVAPENLDAFLSGVDVYVDGIDFFAIEARRMLFRACYERGIPALTAAPLGMGVAFLYFKPGGMSFEDYFKVEGRSQQEQYARFIAGLSPAMLQRGYLVAPEAVNFHERRGPSTMMSCDLCAGVMGVSVLKVLLNRGALKAAPWVMQFDAYKQKLSFTWRPFGNAHPLQRLLLLLIRPLLKGVGRPRS; this is encoded by the coding sequence ATGAGTGCGCATTCTGAGTTTGACTATGGGCGGGCGTTTTCCCGAAACATTGGTTGGTTGACCGAGGCTGAGCAGGCACGAGTTCGAGAGGCTCGCGTTGCAATTGCTGGCTTGGGCGGCGTGGGTGGGGCGCATTTGTTGACCCTGGCCCGCTTGGGTGTTGGTGCATTTCACATCGCTGACTTCGACCAATTTGAAGTTCATAACTTCAATCGGCAAGTTGGTGCACAGATGTCCACTTTGGGTCGACCCAAAGCCGAGGTTCTCGCCGAAATGGCGCGAGAGATCAATCCTGAGGCTCATGTTGAGGCTTTTGCTGAAGGCGTTGCGCCCGAGAACCTGGATGCGTTTCTGTCGGGTGTCGATGTTTATGTCGATGGCATCGACTTTTTTGCTATCGAGGCGCGACGCATGTTGTTTCGGGCCTGTTATGAGCGAGGGATCCCTGCTTTGACAGCTGCGCCGTTGGGCATGGGGGTTGCCTTTCTGTATTTCAAACCCGGTGGCATGAGCTTTGAGGATTACTTCAAAGTCGAGGGGCGTAGCCAGCAGGAGCAATATGCGCGATTCATTGCAGGCCTTTCGCCTGCGATGTTGCAGCGAGGCTATTTGGTGGCGCCGGAGGCTGTGAATTTTCACGAAAGACGCGGTCCCTCCACCATGATGTCTTGTGACCTTTGTGCGGGGGTGATGGGTGTTTCAGTCTTGAAGGTCTTGCTCAATCGCGGAGCTTTGAAGGCAGCGCCATGGGTCATGCAGTTCGATGCCTACAAGCAAAAGCTGAGCTTCACTTGGCGGCCCTTCGGGAATGCCCATCCATTGCAACGCCTGCTTTTGTTGTTGATTCGGCCGCTGCTGAAGGGTGTGGGGCGGCCTCGCTCTTGA
- the pepA gene encoding flocculation-associated PEP-CTERM protein PepA — translation MNAAKKVLAGFGLMAAVASASAATFQTPDGLLNNFGGFDWSSSSSVLIKSYDITAQNIGSGCAVGAFGPNFTGGCTGTSDVIDVFYNSFAVAVLQAGGGNFVLPNLVQGTGGAGYEITVRANFQEKVTCLNYNCSLVSITPITGTWGIYLDNTPDAALVSQSGFGDGDQILGGSFTGGQTVAGPQGFTNPSSGLTSASVNGTTSYTNNAYILPNLNGTTVQSTLGFLGGTNGTWTQPTSWQGSGFGVGGNGLPVGDNTAFIGQADASQSFFFSVPEPTSLALTGFALLGLGLSARRRKQA, via the coding sequence ATGAACGCAGCAAAGAAAGTCCTCGCCGGCTTTGGTTTGATGGCAGCAGTGGCTTCCGCCAGCGCCGCTACCTTCCAGACCCCCGATGGTCTCCTGAATAACTTCGGTGGCTTCGACTGGTCGTCGTCGTCGTCCGTGCTCATCAAGAGCTACGACATTACCGCGCAGAACATTGGCTCTGGCTGCGCTGTCGGCGCTTTCGGCCCCAACTTCACCGGCGGCTGCACTGGCACGTCTGATGTGATCGACGTGTTCTACAACTCCTTCGCTGTGGCTGTTCTGCAGGCTGGTGGTGGTAACTTCGTGCTGCCCAATCTGGTGCAAGGCACCGGTGGTGCTGGCTACGAGATCACCGTGCGCGCAAACTTCCAAGAGAAGGTGACGTGCTTGAACTACAACTGCTCGCTGGTGTCGATCACTCCGATCACCGGTACCTGGGGCATCTACCTGGACAACACCCCCGACGCAGCCCTGGTTAGCCAGTCTGGTTTTGGTGACGGCGATCAAATCTTGGGCGGTTCTTTCACCGGTGGTCAAACCGTGGCCGGCCCACAGGGCTTTACCAATCCGAGCAGCGGCCTGACCAGCGCTTCGGTGAATGGCACGACCAGCTACACCAACAATGCCTACATCTTGCCCAACCTGAATGGCACCACGGTTCAGTCGACCCTGGGCTTCCTGGGCGGCACCAACGGTACCTGGACCCAGCCGACTTCTTGGCAAGGTAGCGGCTTCGGCGTGGGCGGCAACGGTCTGCCGGTCGGCGACAACACCGCTTTCATCGGCCAAGCTGATGCCAGCCAGTCCTTCTTCTTCAGCGTGCCTGAGCCGACTTCGTTGGCTCTGACTGGTTTCGCTCTGCTGGGCCTGGGCCTGTCGGCTCGCCGTCGCAAGCAAGCTTGA
- a CDS encoding nitroreductase family protein, translated as MNELAVIHRILDLARWAPSGDNTQPWRFEIVGPHDVVVHGFDTREHCVYDLDGHPSQIALGALIETAAIAASEYGLRLVSTHRASSPEARPVFDWHFSPSDSSTRSPLIDCIQSRSVQRRPLSTTPLTASQKQSLESACGDGFEILWLEGPQARWNTAWLMFHSAKIRLTSPEAYEVHRDIIDWRKQFSTSKVPEQALGTDPMTTRLMEFVMGSWERVRFFNRFLAGTWAPRIQLDLLPGLRCGAHYVLVAKQQARTLEDFVDAGRAMQRFWLTSTHLNLQMQPEITPLVFARYARENRKFSRETKVIDLAQEVKARLEALLGTDASNRAVFMGRLGSGPAATSRSLRHPLEELITTKPTITPTQHG; from the coding sequence ATGAACGAACTCGCAGTGATTCATCGAATTCTGGACCTGGCACGGTGGGCGCCCAGCGGAGACAACACGCAACCTTGGCGCTTCGAAATCGTCGGGCCTCACGATGTCGTTGTTCACGGCTTCGACACCCGAGAACATTGCGTCTACGACCTGGATGGACACCCGAGTCAGATTGCACTGGGCGCGCTGATCGAAACTGCAGCCATTGCCGCCAGCGAATACGGATTGAGACTTGTGTCCACGCACAGAGCATCCTCACCCGAGGCTCGCCCAGTATTTGACTGGCATTTCTCACCCAGCGACAGCTCAACACGCAGCCCATTGATTGACTGCATTCAAAGCCGAAGCGTTCAACGGCGACCCTTGAGTACCACCCCACTGACCGCGAGCCAGAAGCAATCACTTGAATCGGCTTGCGGCGACGGCTTCGAAATCTTGTGGCTAGAAGGGCCCCAAGCCCGCTGGAACACCGCCTGGCTGATGTTCCATTCCGCAAAGATCCGCCTGACTTCCCCTGAGGCCTACGAGGTGCATCGCGACATCATCGACTGGCGCAAGCAGTTCAGCACGAGCAAAGTTCCTGAACAAGCGCTCGGCACAGACCCAATGACGACCCGCCTGATGGAGTTCGTCATGGGAAGCTGGGAGCGGGTGCGCTTTTTCAACCGATTTCTGGCTGGGACATGGGCACCAAGAATTCAGCTGGACCTTCTCCCAGGCCTGCGCTGCGGCGCGCACTACGTGCTGGTGGCAAAACAACAAGCTCGGACACTCGAAGACTTCGTGGACGCCGGCCGTGCGATGCAGAGGTTTTGGCTCACATCCACGCACTTGAATTTACAAATGCAGCCGGAAATCACTCCGCTTGTGTTTGCACGCTACGCACGCGAGAACCGCAAGTTCTCCAGGGAAACGAAGGTGATTGACCTGGCCCAGGAGGTGAAAGCCCGGCTTGAAGCCCTGCTGGGCACGGACGCCTCAAATCGCGCCGTGTTCATGGGAAGGCTGGGCTCGGGCCCCGCTGCCACCTCGCGATCCCTGCGACACCCCCTTGAGGAGCTGATCACCACGAAGCCAACCATTACGCCGACGCAGCACGGATGA